A window from Candidatus Arthromitus sp. SFB-rat-Yit encodes these proteins:
- a CDS encoding GH36-type glycosyl hydrolase domain-containing protein: MFSCKYGYFSNDGYEYIITNPRTPKPWSNIISNGKYSILVTQTGGGYSWGKNSIENRITRFVQDSILDDFGKYFYIRDEDTMDVWGFTYKPFDLCGDDYKVIYGIGYAIFTHTYNGIKSTLKVFLSKDDRVEFYLFKLENLSGIHRRLSIFSYVEPYLSNFPEENREFDKLFIKSRFDSKLNSIICNKTFWGVMDKDGNYNNREYRYKFFMTSLDKIVSYDTCKESFIGMYNSIKNPKSLREKYLSNKSGKNLHIVSCIQTHLNLNPYDKKETSIYMGICESEDEIKSVLIKYKSLNDIISEFQKFKNYMRGFIDEEIILTPDKSIDFMVNIWCKYQTISCRFLGKASYYQINKGVGFRDHLQDSMIFLNSKSELMRKQILMHGNMEFIDGRVVHYFLDESEYCIDTNSSDDHLWLVYATIVYINETQDFGILNENLSYLDSFIKDSLYDHLKRSIDYSLKNLSERGLSLILKHDWNDALSNFNGDSIFVSEFLYLILKEIKPICEIMNDLFFINKITYYIEFLKNSINKFGFHKKWYLRGISNGIKIGCCDEDKRIFLLPQVFGVISGVCDFERSKNIMDKVYELLNTEFGLKILNPPYKISNKDIGYITRYAEGIRENGSIYYHACMWGILSFILINRIDIAKEIIDKINPIRKSDKIDLYQIEPYVMPSSVEGDYSFDFGRGNWSFNTGSSVWFHRIITNFVIGVRGTIYGLLIDPKPFKEWNEFSIVKKYRDSKFNIIFKRKNVKYLEIYVNKEKIVGNLIKDIKRNSEYYVEVYFK, from the coding sequence ATGTTCTCCTGTAAATATGGATATTTTTCAAATGATGGATATGAGTATATAATAACAAATCCAAGAACTCCAAAACCATGGAGCAATATAATAAGCAATGGTAAATACTCAATTTTGGTAACGCAAACAGGTGGGGGATATTCTTGGGGGAAAAATTCTATTGAAAATAGAATTACAAGATTTGTTCAAGATTCTATACTTGATGATTTTGGAAAGTACTTTTATATAAGAGATGAAGATACAATGGATGTTTGGGGATTTACATATAAGCCTTTTGATTTGTGTGGGGATGATTATAAAGTTATATATGGTATTGGGTATGCTATTTTTACTCATACTTATAATGGGATTAAGTCAACTCTTAAAGTTTTTTTATCAAAAGATGATAGAGTTGAGTTTTATTTATTTAAGCTCGAAAATTTATCGGGGATTCATAGAAGACTTAGTATTTTTAGTTACGTAGAGCCGTATTTATCAAATTTTCCTGAAGAAAATAGGGAGTTTGATAAATTATTTATAAAAAGTAGGTTTGATTCAAAATTAAATTCTATTATTTGTAATAAAACATTTTGGGGAGTAATGGATAAAGATGGAAATTACAATAATAGGGAATATAGATATAAATTCTTTATGACATCTTTGGATAAGATAGTTTCTTATGACACGTGTAAAGAGAGTTTTATAGGAATGTATAATTCTATAAAAAATCCTAAATCTCTTAGAGAAAAATATTTATCCAATAAGAGCGGTAAAAATTTACATATAGTATCTTGTATTCAAACGCATTTAAATTTGAATCCGTATGATAAAAAAGAGACATCTATTTATATGGGAATATGCGAATCAGAAGATGAAATTAAAAGTGTTCTTATTAAATATAAATCACTTAATGATATAATTTCTGAGTTTCAAAAGTTTAAAAATTATATGAGGGGGTTTATAGATGAAGAAATTATATTAACTCCCGATAAAAGTATAGATTTTATGGTTAATATATGGTGCAAATATCAAACTATTTCGTGTAGGTTTTTGGGGAAAGCATCTTATTATCAAATAAACAAAGGGGTTGGATTTAGAGATCATCTTCAAGATTCTATGATATTTTTAAATTCTAAAAGTGAATTGATGAGAAAACAAATTTTAATGCATGGGAATATGGAATTTATAGATGGTAGAGTTGTTCATTATTTTTTGGATGAATCTGAATATTGTATAGATACTAATTCTAGTGATGATCATTTATGGCTTGTATATGCAACGATAGTATATATAAATGAAACTCAAGATTTTGGTATTTTAAATGAAAATCTTAGTTATTTAGATAGTTTTATAAAGGATAGTTTATATGATCACTTAAAGAGGAGCATAGATTATTCTTTAAAAAATTTAAGTGAAAGGGGTCTTTCTCTAATTTTAAAACATGATTGGAATGATGCTTTAAGTAATTTTAATGGAGATAGTATATTTGTAAGTGAGTTTCTTTATTTAATTTTGAAAGAAATAAAACCGATATGTGAAATTATGAATGATTTATTTTTTATAAATAAAATTACATATTATATTGAGTTTTTAAAAAATTCGATAAATAAATTTGGATTTCATAAGAAATGGTATTTAAGAGGAATATCCAATGGAATAAAAATAGGATGCTGTGATGAGGATAAACGTATATTTTTACTTCCTCAAGTTTTTGGAGTTATAAGTGGAGTATGCGATTTTGAAAGAAGCAAAAATATAATGGATAAAGTATATGAATTATTAAATACAGAGTTTGGATTAAAAATTTTAAATCCTCCATATAAAATTTCAAACAAAGATATAGGATATATCACAAGATATGCAGAAGGTATAAGAGAAAATGGATCTATATATTATCATGCATGTATGTGGGGAATACTTTCGTTTATTTTAATTAATCGCATTGATATTGCAAAAGAGATAATAGATAAAATAAATCCAATAAGGAAGAGTGATAAAATTGATTTATATCAAATAGAACCATATGTTATGCCATCTAGTGTTGAGGGAGATTATTCTTTTGATTTTGGAAGAGGAAATTGGAGTTTTAATACGGGTTCTTCTGTTTGGTTTCATAGGATTATAACAAATTTTGTGATAGGAGTTAGGGGAACTATTTATGGGCTTTTGATAGATCCAAAACCTTTTAAAGAGTGGAATGAATTTTCTATAGTAAAAAAATATAGAGATTCAAAATTTAATATAATTTTTAAACGGAAAAATGTGAAATATTTAGAAATTTATGTAAATAAAGAGAAAATAGTTGGGAATCTTATAAAAGATATAAAAAGAAATAGTGAGTATTATGTTGAAGTTTATTTTAAATAG
- a CDS encoding mechanosensitive ion channel family protein, producing the protein MNVFEDFIKSIVDSSLKLGIKILDSIFGFIVIYIIYKIVCKVLKSVLNKKIFNSRIDKGRLHTIQTLVLSIVKYSFITILVLILIQNFVGAVGVTLTSIIGVALGFASQNILKDLFNGVFITFENQFTFGDYITINKGSNEFKGIVDSIQVRVTKLRDFNGDYHIIPNGSINQITNHSRKDSRILIDIQVGLSQKSKAVSENINYVLNNYSHDDITVKPYIYGIISTDQVAITYRVVGYAKPLSHWNIENELRKLIMDRLLSENIILPTQRYSIMKN; encoded by the coding sequence ATGAATGTATTTGAAGACTTTATTAAAAGTATAGTTGATTCTTCCTTAAAACTTGGGATAAAAATTTTAGATTCAATATTTGGTTTTATAGTGATTTATATTATTTATAAAATTGTGTGCAAAGTGCTTAAAAGTGTACTTAATAAAAAAATATTTAATAGTAGAATTGATAAAGGACGTTTGCATACGATTCAAACACTTGTTCTTAGCATAGTTAAATATTCTTTTATAACTATTTTAGTTTTAATTTTGATTCAAAATTTTGTAGGAGCTGTTGGTGTAACTTTAACAAGTATTATTGGGGTTGCACTTGGATTTGCATCTCAAAATATTTTGAAAGATTTGTTTAATGGGGTGTTTATAACTTTTGAAAATCAGTTTACTTTTGGTGATTATATTACTATAAATAAAGGATCAAATGAGTTTAAGGGAATAGTAGATAGTATACAAGTACGAGTAACTAAGCTTAGAGATTTTAATGGTGATTATCACATAATACCGAATGGATCAATAAATCAGATTACGAATCACTCAAGAAAAGATTCAAGAATTTTAATAGATATACAAGTTGGATTATCTCAAAAGTCAAAAGCTGTAAGCGAAAATATAAATTACGTTTTGAATAATTATTCACACGATGATATAACGGTAAAACCTTATATTTATGGTATTATTTCAACAGATCAGGTAGCTATAACATATAGGGTAGTTGGATATGCAAAGCCTTTAAGTCATTGGAATATAGAAAATGAACTAAGGAAATTAATAATGGACAGGTTATTATCAGAAAATATTATTTTACCAACACAGAGGTACTCTATCATGAAGAATTAG